The proteins below are encoded in one region of Salvelinus alpinus chromosome 27, SLU_Salpinus.1, whole genome shotgun sequence:
- the LOC139556527 gene encoding uncharacterized protein C14orf132-like yields the protein MDLSFMAAQMAQSGGNLKQTHLRDTHHSPVLDQSVMAGAFMDSSPNDDYSTDHSLFNSSASVHAASMAAHDQPEREPMSRDAIWLWIAITATIGNIVVVGVVYAFTF from the exons ATGGCGCAGTCAGGTGGAAACCTGAAACAGACACATCTACGGGACACTCATCACAGCCCTGTCCTTGATCAG TCTGTCATGGCGGGGGCCTTCATGGACTCGTCACCCAACGATGACTACAGCACGGACCACTCCCTCTTCAACTCCTCAGCCAGCGTCCACGCGGCCTCCATGGCAGCCCATGACCAGCCGGAGAGGGAGCCCATGTCCCGCGACGCCATCTGGCTTTGGATTGCCATCACCGCCACCATTGGGAACATTGTGGTCGTGGGAGTGGTGTACGCCTTCACTTTCTGA